A genomic window from Silene latifolia isolate original U9 population chromosome Y, ASM4854445v1, whole genome shotgun sequence includes:
- the LOC141627078 gene encoding uncharacterized protein LOC141627078, with product MSFFRKKNKGNSVKAHRFNMNQHHFMLRTSKERARIRLIISTQLLIIQIHLTISSTISQNLSTTSSKTPNFTIRPNPTTINHQFLQKITINQKLKPAITARNQVDHLISNCSRLEFNNNKRRFANNVQENMGPSLDNSGFFSGYQQGLAGTSSGASNSSSGSSGLHNVAGHDISPGMYNKLQTALHVSTPTDTSNIGSANFAGLFYEDANDSW from the exons ATGTCCTTCTTCAGGAAGAAAAACAAAGGGAATTCAGTCAAGGCACACAGATTCAACATGAATCAGCATCATTTTATGCTAAGAACTTCAAAGGAAAGGGCACGAATTCGTCTTATAATCAGTACCCAACTCCTTATAATCCAAATTCACCTTACAATCAGTTCCACAATCAGTCAAAATCTTTCAACAACCAGTTCCAAAACACCCAATTTTACAATCAGACCAAATCCAACTACAATAAACCACCAGTTTTTACAGAAAATAACAATCAACCAGAAGTTAAAACCTGCAATTACTGCAAGAAACCAGGTTGATCACCTCATCAGCAATTGCAGCAGACTcgagttcaacaacaacaaaagaagATTTGCCAACAATGTACAAGAAAATATGGGTCCATCTCTTGATAATAGTGGATTTTTCTCTGGTTACCAGCAGGGATTAGCAGGTACAAGCTCCGGGGCTTCAAACTCTAGCTCTGGAAGTTCAGGACTCCATAATGTAGCTGGACATGACATTTCTCCTGGCATGTACAACAAGTTACAGACTGCTCTTCATGTATCTACACCCACAGATACTTCCAACATTGGTTCTGCTAATTTTGCTG GGCTTTTCTATGAAGATGCCAATGACTCTTGGTAG